A portion of the Gossypium arboreum isolate Shixiya-1 chromosome 8, ASM2569848v2, whole genome shotgun sequence genome contains these proteins:
- the LOC108470131 gene encoding multiprotein-bridging factor 1b-like, which produces MAGIGPLTQDWEPVVIRKKAPTAAAKKDEKVVNAARRAGAEIESVKKSNAGTNRAASSSTSLNTRKLDEETENLAHDRVPTELKKAIMHARMETKLTQAQLAQLINEKPQIIQEYESGKAIPNQQIIGKLERALGAKLRGKK; this is translated from the exons ATGGCCGGAATCGGACCTTTAACCCAAGACTGGGAACCCGTTGTTATTCGTAAAAAAGCCCCAACCGCCGCCGCCAAGAAGGATGAGAAAGTAGTAAACGCCGCTCGTCGTGCTGGTGCCGAGATCGAATCCGTcaaaaaat CAAATGCTGGGACGAACAGGGCCGCATCAAGTAGTACATCTCTGAACACAAGGAAGCTTGATGAAGAAACTGAAAATCTTGCTC ATGATCGAGTGCCAACCGAACTGAAGAAAGCCATCATGCATGCTCGAATGGAAACGAAACTTACCCAAGCACAACTTGCTCAG TTGATCAATGAGAAACCTCAGATCATACAAGAGTACGAATCTGGAAAAGCCATTCCTAACCAACAGATAATCGGTAAACTCGAGAGGGCTCTTGGTGCAAAGCTGCGAGGTAAGAAGTAA
- the LOC108470130 gene encoding tubby-like F-box protein 7, which translates to MSCSSSFKKSSCLSRRLSRSLRSYTKTASSGTISTAASQPDFYLASAEEEEEGGESWSTMLPELLSDILERVEASEDQWPSRQNVVASACVCKKWREVTREIVKASPASGKITFPSCLKQPGPRNLPNQCIITRNKKNSTFYLYLALSPSFTDKGKFLLAARRYRQGAHIEYIISLDADDLSQGSNAYVGKLSSDFLGTNFTIFDSQPPHSGAKPGSSRASRRFASKQISPQVPAGNFKVGQLSYKFNLLKSRGPRRMVCSIKCPLPANTTSSHTVLKNKAPRWHEHLQCWCLNFHGRVTVASVKNFQLSATVDPNSGGEVDNETVVLQFGKVGDDTFTMDYRQPLSAFLAFAICLTSFGTKLACE; encoded by the exons ATGTCGTGTTCTTCGTCTTTCAAGAAATCATCGTGCCTTTCGCGGCGGTTGTCGAGATCGTTAAGATCGTATACGAAAACGGCGTCGTCGGGAACAATTTCGACGGCGGCGAGTCAACCGGATTTTTATTTGGCTTCGGCGGAGGAGGAAGAGGAGGGAGGAGAATCGTGGTCGACGATGCTGCCGGAGTTGTTAAGCGATATACTAGAGCGCGTAGAGGCGAGTGAAGATCAGTGGCCTTCAAGGCAAAACGTCGTCGCGTCCGCTTGCGTGTGTAAGAAGTGGAGAGAAGTTACGAGAGAGATCGTTAAGGCTTCTCCTGCTAGTGGAAAAATCACTTTCCCTTCTTGTCTTAAACAG CCTGGTCCGCGTAATTTACCAAACCAGTGTATTATAACCCGAAACAAAAAGAATTCAACGTTCTACCTTTACCTTGCTCTTTCACCAT CATTTACCGACAAGGGGAAGTTTCTGTTGGCTGCACGAAGATATCGACAAGGTGCTCATATCGAGTATATTATATCCCTTGATGCGGATGACCTATCTCAAGGCAGTAATGCCTATGTTGGGAAATTAAG TTCGGATTTTCTAGGCACCAACTTTACGATCTTTGATAGTCAGCCGCCTCACAGTGGTGCCAAGCCTGGAAGTAGCAGAGCCAGTCGGAGATTTGCGAGTAAGCAAATCAGTCCCCAAGTCCCGGCCGGCAATTTCAAGGTTGGGCAGTTGTCTTACAAGTTCAATCTCTTAAAATCAAGAGGTCCTAGGAGGATGGTTTGCTCGATAAAATGCCCTTTGCCGGCAAACACCACATCCAGCCATACAGTTTTGAAGAACAAAGCTCCAAGATGGCATGAACATTTACAATGCTGGTGTTTGAATTTCCATGGACGTGTAACAGTAGCATCGGTGAAGAACTTTCAACTGTCTGCTACTGTAGATCCAAACTCGGGAGGGGAAGTAGACAACGAAACGGTTGTCCTCCAGTTCGGAAAAGTAGGGGATGACACATTCACCATGGATTATAGGCAGCCTTTATCAGCCTTTCTTGCTTTTGCCATCTGCCTTACAAGCTTTGGTACAAAACTGGCTTGCGAGTGA
- the LOC108468857 gene encoding protein DOG1-like 4: MSTFTAFYTAWSDQLQQLLRQLCSAPKPPTTQDHLHHLNHLVNKVLSHYAEYYRVKAAAAERDVLDIFAAPWASAFEKSLHWIAGWRPTTVFHLVYTESSILFESHIVDILRGVRTGDLGDLSPTQFRRVSELQCETVKEENAITDELSEWQHSVSDLMGATPDVDKMIERLVTVVRKADDLRLRTLKRVVDLLTPQQALEFLIAAVELQQGIREWGMNQDRECNY; the protein is encoded by the exons ATGAGCACCTTCACCGCCTTTTACACCGCCTGGAGCGACCAACTCCAACAACTCCTACGACAACTCTGTTCAGCCCCAAAACCACCCACTACCCAAGATCACCTTCACCACTTAAACCACTTAGTGAACAAAGTCCTCTCCCACTACGCAGAGTACTACAGGGTGAAAGCCGCCGCCGCCGAACGCGACGTCCTCGACATTTTCGCCGCCCCCTGGGCTTCAGCTTTCGAGAAAAGCCTCCATTGGATCGCTGGGTGGAGACCCACCACGGTTTTCCATTTGGTTTACACCGAGTCAAGTATTTTGTTTGAATCCCACATCGTCGATATTCTTCGTGGTGTTCGGACCGGTGATCTTGGTGACTTATCGCCTACTCAGTTCAG GCGAGTGAGTGAGCTACAATGCGAAACGGTGAAGGAAGAGAATGCCATAACCGATGAATTATCTGAGTGGCAGCACAGCGTAAGTGATCTAATGGGTGCAACCCCCGACGTTGATAAAATGATCGAACGGTTGGTAACCGTTGTTCGAAAAGCAGATGATCTACGGTTGAGAACGCTCAAGAGAGTGGTTGACTTGTTGACCCCACAACAAGCTTTAGAGTTCTTGATTGCTGCGGTGGAGTTACAGCAGGGGATCAGAGAGTGGGGAATGAATCAGGATCGTGAATGCAATTACTGA